The following proteins are encoded in a genomic region of Vespa velutina chromosome 23, iVesVel2.1, whole genome shotgun sequence:
- the LOC124956727 gene encoding uncharacterized protein LOC124956727: MILITTFAIISFTMLTTTEAMNYTITKILDETVTVYENSLFDLEVIGFNNNSKAYMIIKKPITEKDELLINFVAERFDGVKYPLPHNPMKLCKFLFEEQFNKSESYIQQFHISRAFNLEDQICPILPGKRKLLPYMFPKNITLLHDIGCGNFFYNVDLLTNTSDSSEYRSLISSQTTVHIEGDNCSNTLM, from the exons ATGATATTAATTACGACATTtgcgattatttcttttaccatGCTAACGACTACGGAG GCCATGAATTACACTATAACAAAAATCTTGGACGAAACAGTGACGGTATACGAGAACTCATTATTCGACTTAGAAGTAATcggttttaataataacagcaaAGCCTACATGATAATCAAGAAGCCCATTACGGAGAAGGATGAACTTCTC ATTAATTTTGTGGCAGAAAGGTTCGACGGTGTGAAATATCCATTGCCCCATAATCCCATGAAACTCTGTAAGTTCCTTTTCGAAGAACAATTTAACAAATCGGAATCTTACATCCAacaatttcatatttcaaGAGCTTTCAATCTCGAGGATCAAATCTGTCCTATATTACCG GGTAAAAGGAAGCTGTTACCGTATATGTTTCCAAAAAATATAACACTTTTGCACGACATAGGTTGcgggaattttttttacaatgtcGACTTATTAACCAACACAAGCGATTCCAGTGAGTATAGATCTTTGATCTCTAGTCAGACAACTGTTCATATAGAGGGAGACAATTGTTCGAACACACTAATGTAA